A genomic window from Oryctolagus cuniculus chromosome 12, mOryCun1.1, whole genome shotgun sequence includes:
- the CHAC1 gene encoding glutathione-specific gamma-glutamylcyclotransferase 1, protein MKQESAAPNTPPPSPSPAPSPREDGDPQALWIFGYGSLVWRPDFAYSDSRVGFVRGYSRRFWQGDTFHRGSDKMPGRVVTLLEDHEGCTWGVAYQVRGEQVTEALKYLNVREAVLGGYDTKEVTFYPQDAPDQPLKALAYVATPQNPGYLGPAPEEAIATQILACRGSSGHNLEYLLRLADFMQLCGPQAQDEHLEAIVDAVGTMLPCFCPTEQALALV, encoded by the exons ATGAAGCAGGAGTCTGCCGCCCCGAACACCCCGCCCCCCTCGCCGTCTCCGGCGCCGTCCCCCCGGGAGGACGGCGACCCCCAGGCTCTGTGGATTTTCGGGTACGGCTCGCTGGTGTGGAGGCCCGACTTTGCTTACAGCGACAGCCGCGTGGGCTTCGTGCGCGGCTACAGCCGCCGTTTCTGGCAGGGAGACACCTTCCATCGGGGCAGCGACAAGATG CCTGGCCGTGTGGTGACCCTCCTTGAAGATCATGAG GGCTGCACTTGGGGTGTGGCGTACCAGGTACGAGGTGAGCAAGTGACAGAGGCCCTGAAATACCTGAACGTGCGCGAGGCAGTGCTTGGCGGCTACGACACCAAGGAAGTCACCTTCTATCCCCAAGACGCTCCCGACCAGCCGCTCAAGGCATTGGCCTACGTGGCCACCCCCCAGAACCCTGGctacctgggccctgctcccgagGAGGCCATCGCGACGCAGATCCTGGCGTGCCGAGGCTCCTCCGGCCACAACCTCGAGTACTTGCTGCGGCTGGCGGACTTCATGCAGCTCTGCGGGCCTCAAGCGCAGGACGAGCACCTGGAAGCCATTGTGGACGCTGTGGGCACCATGCTGCCCTGCTTCTGCCCCACCGAGCAGGCACTGGCACTGGTCTGA
- the DLL4 gene encoding delta-like protein 4: MAAVSRSASGWALLLLVALWQQRAVGSGVFQLQLQEFANERGVLASGRPCEPGCRTFFRVCLKHFQAVVSPGPCTFGSVSTPVLGTNSFAVQDDSSGGGRNPLQLPFNFTWPGTFSLIIEAWHAPGDDLRPEALPPDALISKIAIQGSLTVGQNWLPDEQASTLTRLRYSYRVICSDHYYGDNCSRLCKKRNDHFGHYVCQPDGSLSCLPGWTGEYCELPICLSGCHEQNGYCSKPAECLCRPGWQGRLCNECIPHNGCRHGTCSIPWQCTCDEGWGGLFCDQDLNYCTHHSPCKNGATCSNSGQRSYTCTCRPGYTGVDCELELSECDSNPCRNGGSCKDQEDGYHCLCPPGYYGTHCEHSTLSCADSPCFNGGSCHERNQGASYTCECPPSFTGSNCEKKMDRCTSNPCANGGQCLNRGPSHMCRCRPGFTGTHCELHIRDCARSPCTHGGTCHDLENGFVCTCPAGFSGRRCEVQAPGDACASGPCFNGATCYTGLSPDSFVCNCPYGFVGSRCEFPVGLPPSFPWVAVSLGVGLVVVLVLLGMVAVAVRQLRLRRPEDGGREAMNNLSDFQKDNLIPAAQLKNTNQKKELEVDCGLDKSNCGKQQNHTLDYNLAPGPLGRGTMPGKYLHSDKSLGEKVPLRLHSEKPECRISAICPPRDSMYQSVCLISEERNECVIATEV; this comes from the exons ATGGCAGCCGTGTCCCGGAGCGCCTCTGGctgggcgctgctgctgctggtggcacTGTGGCAGCAG CGCGCGGTCGGCTCCGGCGTCTtccagctgcagctgcaggagtTCGCCAACGAGCGCGGCGTGCTGGCCAGCGGGCGGCCGTGCGAGCCTGGCTGCCGGACTTTCTTCCGCGTCTGTCTGAAGCATTTCCAAGCAGTCGTCTctccgggcccctgcaccttcggcAGCGTCTCCACACCGGTCTTGGGCACCAACTCCTTCGCGGTCCAGGACGACAGCAGCGGCGGGGGGCGCAACCCTCTCCAACTGCCCTTCAATTTCACCTGGCCG gGAACCTTCTCGCTCATCATCGAAGCTTGGCACGCGCCAGGAGACGACCTGCGGCCAG AGGCCCTGCCGCCAGATGCACTGATCAGCAAGATCGCCATCCAGGGCTCGCTGACCGTGGGTCAGAACTGGCTGCCCGATGAGCAAGCCAGCACCCTCACCAGACTGCGCTACTCCTACCGGGTTATCTGCAGCGACCATTACTATGGGGACAACTGCTCTCGCCTGTGCAAGAAGCGCAATGACCACTTCGGCCACTACGTGTGCCAGCCGGACGGCAGCCTGTCCTGCCTGCCTGGGTGGACCGGGGAATACTGCGAACTGC CTATCTGCCTTTCTGGCTGCCACGAGCAGAATGGCTACTGCAGCAAGCCGGCGGAGTGCCT CTGCCGCCCAGGCTGGCAGGGCCGCCTGTGCAACGAATGCATCCCTCACAATGGCTGTCGCCACGGCACCTGCAGCATCCCCTGGCAGTGTACCTGTGACGAGGGCTGGGGAGGCCTCTTCTGTGACCAAG ATCTCAACTACTGTACCCACCACTCCCCGTGCAAGAATGGGGCAACGTGCTCCAACAGTGGGCAGCGGAGCTATACCTGCACCTGTCGCCCGGGCTACACTGGCGTGGACTGTGAGCTGGAGCTCAGCGAGTGTGACAGCAACCCCTGTCGCAACGGGGGCAGTTGTAAG GACCAGGAGGATGGCTACCACTGCCTGTGTCCCCCGGGCTACTATGGCACGCACTGTGAACACAGCACCTTGAGTTGTGCCGACTCCCCTTGCTTCAACGGGGGCTCCTGCCACGAGCGCAACCAGGGGGCCAGCTATACCTGCGAATGCCCCCCCAGCTTCACTGGCTCCAACTGCGAGAAGAAAATGGACAGGtgcaccagcaacccatgtgcCAATG GGGGCCAGTGCCTGAACCGAGGCCCAAGCCACATGTGCCGCTGCCGTCCCGGATTCACAGGCACCCACTGTGAGCTCCATATCCGCGACTGTGCCCGCAGCCCTTGCACCCACGGTGGCACTTGCCATGACCTGGAGAATGGATTTGTGTGCACCTGCCCGGCCGGATTCTCTGGTCGGCGCTGCGAGGTGCAGGCACCCGGagatgcctgtgcctctgggcctTGTTTCAACGGGGCCACCTGCTACACCGGCCTCTCCCCGGACAGCTTCGTCTGCAACTGCCCCTACGGCTTCGTGGGCAGCCGCTGCGAGTTCCCTGTGGGCCTGCCGCCCAGCTTCCCCTGGGTGGCTGTTTCCCTGGGCGTGGGGCTGGTCGTAGTGCTGGTGCTGCTGGGCATGGTGGCGGTGGCTGTACGGCAGCTGCGGCTCCGGCGGCCCGAGGATGGTGGCAGGGAGGCCATGAACAACTTGTCGGACTTCCAAAAGGACAACCTGATCCCCGCTGCCCAGCTCAAGAACACAAACCAGAAGAAGGAGCTGGAAGTGGACTGTGGCCTGGACAAGTCCAACTGTGGCAAACAGCAGAACCACACATTGGACTATAAcctggcccctgggcccctgggccggGGCACCATGCCTGGGAAGTATCTACACAGCGACAAGAGCTTAGGAGAGAAGGTGCCACTGCGGTTACACAG TGAAAAGCCAGAGTGTCGGATATCTGCGATATGCCCCCCCAGGGACTCCATGTACCAGTCTGTGTGTTTGATATCAGAAGAGAGGAACGAGTGTGTTATTGCCacagag GTATAA